The Chryseolinea soli genome contains a region encoding:
- a CDS encoding fatty acid desaturase family protein produces the protein MRTANSIRFSSNRADFFSTLNRRVNDYFKSNNISRYANAEMKVKTVFMYALYFVPYVLLLTGTVVNGWGMWGLAAIMGFGIAGIGLSVMHDANHGAYSNKGWVNNLMGYSLNVIGAGAFNWKVQHNVLHHTYTNIHDVDEDISPRGILRMTPHSAYKAIHKFQYLYAWFFYGLMTIVWVFHKDFARLTRYQKDGMVKKQKANVVAEWVILVATKTIYFVYILVIPMVVMDITWWQWLIGFTTAHYIAGFILAVIFQPAHVIDGSEFPLPDDEGNMENSWAIHQLHTTTNFANKNRLLSWYVGGLNFQVEHHLFPNVCHVHYRHISKIVKATAEEFGLPYKAEPTFRGALLGHAKLLKDLGKRPVPAAEPAFAIANAQ, from the coding sequence ATGAGAACTGCCAACAGCATCAGATTTTCATCTAACCGGGCCGATTTTTTCTCCACCCTGAACCGCCGCGTAAACGACTATTTCAAAAGCAATAACATTAGCCGTTATGCCAATGCGGAAATGAAAGTGAAGACGGTTTTCATGTATGCGCTCTATTTTGTTCCCTACGTTCTGTTACTTACCGGTACCGTTGTCAACGGCTGGGGTATGTGGGGGTTGGCCGCCATCATGGGTTTTGGCATCGCGGGCATCGGCCTGTCGGTTATGCACGATGCGAACCACGGCGCCTATTCCAACAAGGGGTGGGTGAACAACCTGATGGGCTATTCGCTGAATGTGATCGGCGCCGGCGCCTTTAACTGGAAAGTGCAACACAACGTGCTGCACCATACCTATACGAACATTCACGATGTGGACGAAGACATCAGCCCGCGCGGCATTCTCCGCATGACGCCGCACAGCGCCTATAAAGCCATCCACAAGTTCCAATACCTCTATGCCTGGTTCTTCTATGGATTGATGACCATCGTTTGGGTATTCCATAAAGACTTCGCCCGCCTCACCCGTTATCAAAAAGACGGTATGGTGAAAAAACAGAAGGCCAATGTAGTGGCCGAGTGGGTCATCCTGGTCGCGACGAAAACGATCTACTTCGTTTATATCCTGGTCATTCCCATGGTGGTGATGGACATCACCTGGTGGCAGTGGCTGATCGGCTTCACCACCGCACATTACATCGCAGGCTTCATCCTGGCCGTTATCTTCCAGCCGGCTCACGTGATCGACGGATCGGAATTTCCGCTGCCCGATGATGAAGGCAACATGGAGAACTCCTGGGCTATACACCAATTGCATACCACCACGAATTTTGCCAACAAGAATCGTCTTCTATCCTGGTATGTAGGTGGTTTGAATTTCCAGGTGGAGCATCACCTGTTCCCGAATGTTTGCCATGTTCACTACCGGCATATCTCTAAGATCGTAAAGGCAACTGCCGAGGAGTTTGGACTGCCTTACAAAGCAGAGCCAACGTTTCGGGGAGCGTTGTTGGGTCATGCTAAATTGCTGAAGGACTTGGGTAAGCGTCCGGTACCCGCAGCGGAACCGGCGTTTGCGATTGCGAATGCGCAATAA
- a CDS encoding NTF2 fold immunity protein encodes MKVNYKLYIFGLIFALGLTATVNYHKAPWRVGLPVEFAEKRVKEVVMDTSKTSRAKVHQTRILITTGETAVKIVEPILFEIYGKEQILSERPYGVHKIDDYWFISGSLPKRYDAGGGFEIIPDSRNAEVMSIVHYK; translated from the coding sequence ATGAAAGTGAACTATAAACTATATATTTTCGGGCTAATCTTTGCTCTTGGACTTACAGCGACCGTCAATTATCACAAAGCTCCATGGCGGGTTGGTCTTCCAGTTGAGTTTGCGGAAAAAAGAGTTAAAGAGGTCGTGATGGACACGAGCAAAACGTCTCGGGCAAAGGTTCATCAGACCAGGATTCTAATAACTACAGGTGAGACCGCGGTAAAAATTGTCGAACCCATATTGTTTGAGATATATGGAAAAGAGCAAATTTTGAGTGAAAGACCTTACGGAGTTCATAAAATAGATGACTATTGGTTTATATCAGGTTCGCTACCGAAGCGTTACGACGCCGGCGGAGGATTTGAGATCATTCCGGACTCGAGAAATGCTGAGGTAATGAGCATTGTACATTATAAGTGA
- a CDS encoding DUF4262 domain-containing protein has translation MTKEEHKQHDKEAEKSIKEIVEKYGWYVALFHATDYLPSFAYTIGLWKTFRHPEIISFGFKTETLGTILNIAGDKVKSGDIIQTSLDYDDFFDNGRAQFINVHEGYLKDHFGYGLWYNDHRTFPALQLVWTDRSDRLPWDAGFETEFVHRQPLLDRNIDFKFREAKNLATFTTRQWLELRKPILRVVHDTDGDWQFLTGDQMPEDIKIVALEQMILRDKTLNEVFNLDYGEAAERDAIGAQWTRSKIEKQVD, from the coding sequence ATGACAAAGGAAGAACACAAACAACACGATAAAGAAGCTGAGAAATCAATTAAGGAGATTGTTGAAAAATATGGTTGGTATGTAGCACTATTTCACGCGACCGACTATTTGCCTTCGTTTGCCTACACCATTGGGCTTTGGAAAACCTTTAGACACCCCGAGATAATTTCTTTTGGCTTCAAAACAGAGACGCTAGGGACCATTCTCAATATAGCAGGCGACAAAGTTAAGTCTGGCGATATCATTCAGACCTCACTTGACTACGATGATTTTTTTGATAACGGTAGGGCTCAATTCATTAACGTTCACGAAGGATATTTAAAAGATCACTTTGGATATGGGCTTTGGTATAATGACCATAGAACATTCCCGGCTTTACAATTAGTTTGGACAGACAGATCGGATCGCTTGCCTTGGGACGCTGGCTTTGAAACGGAATTTGTTCACAGACAGCCTTTGCTGGACAGAAACATTGATTTCAAATTTAGAGAGGCGAAGAACTTAGCAACTTTCACGACAAGACAATGGCTGGAGCTTCGAAAACCTATTCTTCGGGTAGTTCACGACACTGACGGAGACTGGCAATTTCTCACAGGCGACCAGATGCCAGAAGACATAAAGATTGTGGCACTGGAGCAAATGATTCTGCGTGACAAGACTCTCAATGAGGTATTTAATCTTGACTATGGAGAGGCTGCAGAGCGAGACGCTATTGGCGCACAATGGACACGTAGCAAGATTGAAAAGCAAGTGGACTAA
- a CDS encoding class I SAM-dependent methyltransferase: MERDKIKQFYSHEIEKSRLELEAFKLEGLRTKEIISRFLSKDKMRIADIGGGAGYYAFWLQEKGHEVSLVDLSPKNIELVNQHSRNTGIQLTRSELGDATDLNFENEQFDLVLLLGPLYHLTDKKERVKALSEAKRILKPGGVLLAAVISRYASLLDGFRRDLITNDHFEKMLIDDLKTGIHLNETDNLEYFTTAFLHTPSEIKSEIMESGLKFENLVAIESFGWFIDDIKTKSKDSTYMNKLQKILNLVETNEDIMAISPHIMAIARNE; this comes from the coding sequence ATGGAAAGAGATAAAATCAAACAATTCTATTCCCACGAAATCGAAAAATCCCGATTGGAGCTTGAGGCCTTTAAACTCGAGGGGCTCAGAACCAAGGAAATCATAAGCAGATTTCTGTCAAAAGACAAAATGCGCATTGCCGACATCGGGGGAGGTGCCGGCTACTATGCCTTTTGGCTCCAGGAAAAAGGACATGAAGTCAGCTTGGTAGATCTATCTCCAAAGAATATCGAATTGGTCAACCAGCATTCCAGAAATACGGGCATACAACTCACGCGTTCCGAACTCGGCGATGCCACGGATTTGAATTTCGAAAACGAACAATTTGACTTAGTCCTTTTGTTAGGACCGCTTTATCATTTGACCGACAAAAAAGAACGGGTTAAAGCACTATCCGAAGCAAAGCGAATCCTTAAACCTGGCGGCGTCCTTTTGGCAGCCGTCATTTCAAGATATGCCTCTTTGCTTGACGGGTTTAGGAGAGATTTAATTACCAATGATCATTTTGAAAAAATGCTCATCGACGATTTAAAAACGGGTATTCATTTAAACGAAACAGATAATTTAGAATACTTCACCACAGCCTTTCTTCACACGCCGTCAGAAATAAAAAGCGAGATCATGGAAAGTGGACTGAAGTTTGAAAACCTGGTGGCCATTGAGAGTTTTGGATGGTTCATAGACGATATAAAAACAAAATCCAAAGACTCAACTTACATGAACAAATTGCAAAAGATCTTAAACCTGGTAGAAACCAATGAAGATATCATGGCGATAAGTCCCCACATCATGGCCATCGCACGCAACGAATAA
- a CDS encoding STN and carboxypeptidase regulatory-like domain-containing protein, whose translation MKGTTCIAVLFLLSMPLLMRAQGSRALLERTITVSFNQEPLDMALRKIAREGGFTFSYNSALINSNRLITMSFTTTTVREVLDKIFQGTIQYKARNKYIILTKAATSSSNKDARFYTGYVMDEATGQRLKNVSVYDPVSLNSTITDSYGYFEIKIDKPSPNLILAVNKANYTDTLVAVTDKNGLLKIPLHIDKQKMRTLADSVKGKLKRFWETKIMQSINTANVSDTLYRKQQFSLVPFVGTNHKLSASVVNDYSYNIFGGIAKGVNKFELGGIFNIDRGDVKGWQLAGALNAVGGRVKGVQMAGLINAVKDSVAGVQFAGLINADNNSSGKFSAAGLFNYTHRQSYGWHLAGLGNMTIGEQKGPHLAGLFNFSTHDAGPAQVAGLLNFSGGKMNGAQLAGLLNFAARDSKGAQVAGLLNVAGSTVEGAQVSGLLNYATRVKGAQIGLVNISDTIHGVPIGLFSFVLKGYHKIEFSADEIFYTNVAFRTGVRQFYNIFTAGAKPNTFKSEETTWTFGYGVGTAPRLNRWLSLNVDLTSNQVLKGNTIEGVNMINKVFVGVEMEPVRRIALVVGVTLNGYVTDTKYSNYPELFTDYTPNIFYDHTYNNGMNMKMWLGGKIGLRFL comes from the coding sequence TTGAAAGGAACGACATGCATCGCCGTACTCTTCCTTTTGTCGATGCCCCTGTTGATGCGCGCGCAAGGATCGCGGGCCCTGTTGGAAAGGACCATCACCGTCTCGTTTAATCAAGAGCCCCTCGACATGGCGCTGCGAAAAATCGCACGCGAAGGCGGCTTCACGTTTTCCTACAACTCCGCACTGATCAATTCGAACCGGCTCATCACGATGAGTTTCACGACCACAACGGTGCGTGAGGTATTGGATAAGATCTTTCAGGGGACCATCCAATACAAGGCCCGGAACAAGTATATCATCCTCACCAAGGCCGCCACCAGTTCGTCCAACAAAGACGCACGTTTCTATACCGGCTATGTAATGGACGAGGCCACGGGCCAGCGCCTGAAGAATGTGAGCGTGTATGACCCGGTTTCGCTCAACTCGACGATCACCGACTCGTATGGTTATTTCGAGATCAAGATCGACAAGCCCTCGCCCAACCTGATCCTGGCCGTAAACAAAGCCAACTACACCGACACCCTGGTGGCCGTGACCGACAAGAACGGCCTGTTGAAGATTCCCCTTCACATCGACAAACAAAAGATGCGGACACTGGCCGACAGCGTGAAAGGAAAACTCAAGCGGTTTTGGGAGACCAAGATCATGCAGTCCATCAACACCGCCAACGTGAGCGACACGCTGTATCGCAAACAGCAATTTTCGCTCGTGCCTTTTGTGGGAACCAACCACAAGCTGAGCGCCAGCGTGGTGAACGACTATTCCTACAACATTTTTGGGGGTATTGCCAAGGGGGTGAACAAGTTTGAGTTAGGGGGGATCTTCAATATAGACCGCGGCGATGTAAAAGGCTGGCAACTCGCCGGCGCGCTGAACGCTGTCGGTGGGCGCGTGAAGGGGGTCCAAATGGCGGGATTGATCAACGCGGTGAAAGATTCGGTGGCCGGCGTCCAGTTTGCCGGGCTCATCAATGCCGACAACAATTCGTCGGGGAAGTTTTCGGCCGCAGGGTTGTTCAACTACACCCATCGACAATCGTATGGCTGGCACCTGGCAGGGTTAGGGAACATGACAATAGGAGAACAGAAAGGTCCGCACTTAGCCGGACTTTTTAATTTTTCCACCCACGATGCCGGGCCAGCGCAAGTTGCTGGATTGTTGAATTTTTCAGGTGGTAAAATGAATGGCGCGCAGCTTGCGGGCCTTTTGAATTTTGCGGCGCGTGACTCCAAGGGAGCGCAAGTAGCGGGTCTTCTCAATGTGGCCGGTTCCACGGTGGAGGGCGCGCAAGTGTCGGGGTTGTTGAATTATGCTACCCGCGTCAAGGGAGCACAAATTGGTTTGGTCAATATCTCGGACACCATTCACGGGGTGCCTATCGGGTTGTTCAGCTTCGTGTTGAAAGGCTATCACAAGATCGAGTTCTCGGCCGACGAGATTTTTTATACTAACGTAGCCTTTCGCACGGGCGTGCGTCAGTTCTACAACATCTTCACGGCTGGTGCAAAGCCCAACACGTTTAAAAGCGAAGAAACCACGTGGACGTTTGGCTATGGCGTGGGCACCGCGCCCCGGCTGAACCGTTGGTTGAGTCTGAACGTGGACCTCACATCGAATCAAGTGTTGAAAGGCAACACGATCGAGGGGGTGAACATGATCAACAAGGTTTTTGTCGGTGTGGAGATGGAACCTGTGCGGAGGATCGCCTTAGTGGTGGGCGTGACGCTGAACGGTTATGTGACCGATACAAAATATTCGAACTATCCTGAGTTGTTTACGGATTATACGCCAAACATTTTTTATGATCACACCTACAACAACGGCATGAACATGAAGATGTGGTTGGGTGGGAAGATTGGGTTGAGGTTTTTGTAG
- a CDS encoding FecR domain-containing protein has protein sequence MNTNLNDIDDLIGKYLAGEAGAEEIAFVESWAKADESNQRYFDQLKTIFQKAATVKEYQAFDTDAAWNKLKHSMKHPAKDNVVPLRSRSSMAVYWRVAASILVVLGVGWFAYTFLTPSTTPPVEVATNRSTTSDTLPDGSDVFLNRETKLTYAYDKKKKTHTVKLKGEAYFNIHHEDDKTFVVQIADVYVRDIGTAFNVKAYPDSEIVEVVVEEGEVMFYTDKDSGVYLRANGKGVYNKRTKKFTIDQPEDNVLSYKTKFFSFSDTDLATVAMALNGVYDRKIVLGENIKNCRLTVSFNNENLDAIVDVITETLGLTAKEAGGQIILEGSGCANP, from the coding sequence TTGAATACTAACCTCAACGATATTGATGACCTGATTGGAAAATACCTGGCGGGAGAGGCCGGCGCAGAGGAAATTGCCTTTGTGGAGTCGTGGGCCAAAGCAGACGAAAGCAATCAACGCTACTTCGACCAACTCAAAACTATTTTCCAGAAAGCTGCCACAGTGAAGGAATACCAGGCGTTTGACACGGATGCCGCATGGAATAAGCTGAAACATTCCATGAAGCACCCGGCCAAGGACAACGTTGTTCCTCTCCGCAGCCGCTCCAGCATGGCCGTATATTGGCGCGTGGCCGCCAGCATACTCGTCGTATTGGGCGTGGGATGGTTTGCTTATACCTTCCTCACCCCGAGCACTACCCCACCCGTGGAGGTGGCCACCAACCGGTCGACCACATCCGACACGTTGCCCGATGGCAGCGATGTGTTCCTGAACCGCGAAACGAAGCTCACTTACGCTTACGATAAGAAAAAGAAGACCCACACCGTGAAGCTCAAGGGCGAGGCCTACTTCAACATCCACCACGAAGACGATAAAACCTTTGTGGTACAGATCGCCGACGTCTACGTCCGCGACATCGGCACGGCCTTTAACGTGAAAGCCTACCCGGATTCTGAAATTGTGGAGGTGGTGGTAGAGGAGGGTGAAGTGATGTTCTATACCGATAAAGATTCGGGCGTTTATCTGCGCGCCAACGGCAAAGGCGTCTATAATAAGCGGACCAAAAAGTTCACCATCGATCAACCCGAAGATAACGTACTTTCCTATAAAACGAAATTCTTCAGCTTCAGCGACACCGACCTGGCTACGGTAGCCATGGCGTTGAACGGCGTGTATGACCGGAAGATCGTGCTGGGCGAGAATATAAAAAATTGCAGACTCACCGTTTCTTTCAACAACGAGAACCTGGATGCGATCGTGGATGTGATTACCGAGACGTTGGGCCTGACGGCAAAAGAGGCGGGTGGACAAATCATTTTGGAGGGATCTGGTTGTGCGAATCCGTAA
- a CDS encoding RNA polymerase sigma-70 factor, protein MLFRTYYQPLCNYAYTFVQDRDEAEEIVQSTFLNVWEKRDNLSIHTGVKPYLYAMVRNASLNVLKHEKIKQQHVTMEMAVAERSVESVTRTVMASELETKIYKAMDKLPEQCRLVFKLSRFEELKYSEIAEQLNISIKTVENQMGKALKIMRDQLKDYLPLLIVLMNGFLN, encoded by the coding sequence ATGCTATTCCGAACCTACTACCAACCCCTCTGCAACTACGCATACACCTTCGTCCAGGACCGCGACGAAGCCGAGGAAATTGTTCAATCCACCTTTCTCAACGTCTGGGAAAAACGCGATAATCTCTCCATCCACACCGGCGTGAAACCTTATCTCTACGCCATGGTGCGCAACGCCAGCCTCAACGTACTGAAACACGAAAAGATCAAGCAGCAACACGTGACCATGGAAATGGCCGTGGCCGAGCGGAGCGTGGAATCGGTTACCCGCACGGTGATGGCGTCGGAACTGGAAACCAAAATATATAAGGCCATGGACAAACTGCCGGAACAATGCCGGCTGGTGTTCAAATTGAGCCGCTTCGAAGAATTGAAATACTCGGAGATCGCCGAGCAACTGAATATTTCCATCAAAACGGTGGAAAATCAAATGGGAAAAGCATTGAAGATCATGCGCGACCAACTGAAGGACTATCTTCCCCTGCTGATCGTGCTGATGAACGGATTTTTAAACTAA
- a CDS encoding DUF4254 domain-containing protein → MLSSADSYKVFQRSIDDYHVADNVDTLSKNPYPASSFEALLYAKNWIDTVQWHLEDIIRLPDINPVEGIAIKRRIDKSNQDRTDLVEKIDDYFLEQFRNVTPAPQARINSETPAWLLDRMSILMLKIYHMREQTERKDATPEHIGKTKTKLNVLLEQQHDMALAFDEMMEDIGSGKRRFKVYRQMKMYNDASLNPMLYANKNVS, encoded by the coding sequence ATGCTCTCATCTGCCGACAGCTATAAAGTTTTTCAACGCAGCATAGACGATTATCACGTGGCCGACAACGTGGACACACTGTCAAAAAACCCCTATCCCGCCAGCAGTTTCGAAGCTTTGCTGTATGCTAAAAACTGGATCGACACGGTGCAATGGCACCTGGAAGACATCATTCGCCTTCCGGATATCAATCCCGTGGAAGGCATCGCCATCAAGCGGCGCATCGACAAATCAAACCAGGACCGCACCGACCTTGTGGAAAAGATCGACGACTATTTCCTGGAACAGTTCCGGAATGTAACGCCCGCCCCACAGGCCCGCATCAATTCCGAAACACCGGCCTGGTTGCTCGACCGCATGAGCATCCTCATGCTGAAGATCTATCACATGAGAGAACAAACCGAGCGGAAAGACGCCACACCGGAGCACATTGGCAAAACCAAGACCAAGCTCAACGTGTTATTAGAACAACAACACGACATGGCCCTGGCGTTCGACGAAATGATGGAAGACATCGGCTCGGGCAAACGCCGTTTCAAAGTCTATCGCCAAATGAAAATGTATAACGATGCATCGCTCAACCCGATGTTGTATGCCAATAAGAATGTTTCTTAG